One segment of Paramormyrops kingsleyae isolate MSU_618 chromosome 8, PKINGS_0.4, whole genome shotgun sequence DNA contains the following:
- the capzb gene encoding F-actin-capping protein subunit beta isoform X2 gives MSDQQLDCALDLMRRLPPQQIEKNLSDLIDLVPSLCEDLLSSVDQPLKIARDKVVGKDYLLCDYNRDGDSYRSPWSNKYEPPIDDGAMPSARLRKLEVEANNAFDQYRDLYFEGGVSSVYLWDLDHGFAGVILIKKAGDGSKKIKGCWDSIHVVEVQEKSSGRTAHYKLTSTVMLWLQTTKTGSGTMNLGGSLTRQMEKDETVGDSSPHIANIGRLVEDMENKIRSTLNEIYFGKTKDIVNGLRSIQTLADISKQEALRNDLMEALKRKQQS, from the exons ATG TCTGATCAGCAGCTGGACTGTGCCTTGGACCTGATGAGACGCCTGCCTCCCCAGCAGATTGAGAAGAACCTCAGTGACCTCATCGACCTG GTGCCCAGCCTTTGCGAAGACCTGCTGTCTTCAGTCGACCAGCCCCTGAAGATCGCCCGGGACAAGGTGGTGGGCAAGGACTACCTACTGTGTGACTACAATCGTGACGGCGACTCCTACAG GTCCCCCTGGAGCAACAAGTATGAGCCCCCCATCGACGACGGCGCCATGCCCTCTGCCCGCCTGCGCAAGCTAGAGGTGGAGGCTAACAATGCCTTCGACCAGTACAGAGACCT GTACTTTGAGGGGGGTGTGTCATCGGTgtacctctgggacctggaccaTGGCTTTGCGGGTGTCATCCTCATCAAGAAGGCTGGCGATGGCTCCAAGAAGATCAAAGGGTGCTGGGACTCCATCCACGTGGTGGAGGTGCAG gAGAAGTCTAGTGGGCGCACAGCTCACTACAAGCTAACCTCCACCGTGATGCTGTGGCTCCAAACCACTAAGACGGGCTCTGGCACCATGAACCTCGGAGGAAGCCTAACCAGACAG ATGGAGAAAGACGAAACAGTGGGAGACTCCTCTCCGCACATCGCCAACATCGGCCGCCTTGTGGAG GACATGGAGAACAAAATCCGCTCTACCCTGAACGAGATCTACTTTGGGAAGACCAAGGACATTGTCAATGGCCTGAG GAGTATCCAGACCCTGGCTGATATATCCAAGCAAGAGGCTTTGAGGAATGACCTGATGGAAGCGCTCAAACGCAAACAACAGAGCTAG
- the capzb gene encoding F-actin-capping protein subunit beta isoform X1 has translation MSDQQLDCALDLMRRLPPQQIEKNLSDLIDLVPSLCEDLLSSVDQPLKIARDKVVGKDYLLCDYNRDGDSYRSPWSNKYEPPIDDGAMPSARLRKLEVEANNAFDQYRDLYFEGGVSSVYLWDLDHGFAGVILIKKAGDGSKKIKGCWDSIHVVEVQEKSSGRTAHYKLTSTVMLWLQTTKTGSGTMNLGGSLTRQMEKDETVGDSSPHIANIGRLVEDMENKIRSTLNEIYFGKTKDIVNGLRSIESLPDPKRYQQLQKELSQVLTQRQSLIQPDN, from the exons ATG TCTGATCAGCAGCTGGACTGTGCCTTGGACCTGATGAGACGCCTGCCTCCCCAGCAGATTGAGAAGAACCTCAGTGACCTCATCGACCTG GTGCCCAGCCTTTGCGAAGACCTGCTGTCTTCAGTCGACCAGCCCCTGAAGATCGCCCGGGACAAGGTGGTGGGCAAGGACTACCTACTGTGTGACTACAATCGTGACGGCGACTCCTACAG GTCCCCCTGGAGCAACAAGTATGAGCCCCCCATCGACGACGGCGCCATGCCCTCTGCCCGCCTGCGCAAGCTAGAGGTGGAGGCTAACAATGCCTTCGACCAGTACAGAGACCT GTACTTTGAGGGGGGTGTGTCATCGGTgtacctctgggacctggaccaTGGCTTTGCGGGTGTCATCCTCATCAAGAAGGCTGGCGATGGCTCCAAGAAGATCAAAGGGTGCTGGGACTCCATCCACGTGGTGGAGGTGCAG gAGAAGTCTAGTGGGCGCACAGCTCACTACAAGCTAACCTCCACCGTGATGCTGTGGCTCCAAACCACTAAGACGGGCTCTGGCACCATGAACCTCGGAGGAAGCCTAACCAGACAG ATGGAGAAAGACGAAACAGTGGGAGACTCCTCTCCGCACATCGCCAACATCGGCCGCCTTGTGGAG GACATGGAGAACAAAATCCGCTCTACCCTGAACGAGATCTACTTTGGGAAGACCAAGGACATTGTCAATGGCCTGAG ATCAATTGAGTCTTTGCCCGATCCCAAAAGGTACCAACAGCTCCAGAAGGAGCTGTCCCAGGTTCTCACCCAGCGCCAGAGCCTTATTCAGCCCGACAACTAG